In the Deinococcus carri genome, one interval contains:
- a CDS encoding 3-hydroxyacyl-CoA dehydrogenase/enoyl-CoA hydratase family protein: MKIQPYRIQKAAVIGAGVMGAAIAAQLANAGIPVLLLDIVLPDNPDRNFLAKQGIQRALKARPAAFMDPARASLITPGNLEDDLKKLKDADWILEAIIEKLDAKRDLWAKVEGVAKKTAIISSNSSGIPMHLQIEGRSEDFQRRFVGAHFFNPPRYLHLLEVIPTPKTDPEVLKTFVEFGEHVLGKGIVIANDVPGFVANRIGVYGIVRAMQHMQEAGLTPDEVDQLTGPALGRAKSATFRTADLSGLDIIYHVANDLGKATPEDEDFSLTDTFKKLVEEKKFLGDKTGSGFYKKTKDEKGKTKILSLNLDSLEYEDRGKVKVPLVESVKNLPLAQRVKALYNAEGKEGDFLRGVMNDGFWYAAKMAGNVSNRLQDIDNALKWGFGWEEGPFETMDTLGVQNVIANLEGEGRTLPPLLQKMKETGRDRFYQEGETVTPAGEPTPYQAPYLILTDLKKDATKVVKKRPGASIVDMGDGVLLVEWHAKMNALGEDQLRAVQDAHKLVGEMGYAGFVLGNQGENFSAGANLPLILSQAQAEEWDELDDMVKQFQQVTTSMRFSPHPTVAAPFGLALGGGCEFSIHADHIVASAETYMGLVEVGVGLIPGGGGTKEMLLRFTDQLQPGQPLLPAVQRAFELIGTAKVSTSALEARKLGFLRDHDTVVMNRGHQLEEAKRMVLALAPGYIQPTPRQDIPVMGEAAVAAVKLALYGMTEGGYATKYDAEVGMQLARVLSGGTGNNRTAKVSEQHLLDLEREAFLTLLGKKGTQDRIAHMLKTGKPLRN; this comes from the coding sequence ATGAAGATACAGCCGTACCGCATTCAAAAAGCCGCTGTTATCGGCGCGGGCGTGATGGGTGCCGCCATCGCCGCGCAACTCGCCAACGCGGGCATTCCCGTGCTGCTGCTCGACATCGTGCTGCCGGACAACCCCGACCGCAACTTCCTCGCCAAGCAGGGGATTCAGCGCGCCCTCAAGGCCCGTCCCGCCGCCTTCATGGACCCGGCCCGCGCTTCCCTCATCACGCCGGGGAACCTGGAAGACGACCTGAAAAAGCTCAAGGACGCCGACTGGATTCTCGAAGCCATCATCGAGAAGCTGGACGCCAAGCGTGACCTGTGGGCGAAGGTGGAGGGCGTCGCCAAGAAGACGGCCATCATCAGCTCCAACTCCAGCGGCATCCCCATGCACCTCCAGATTGAGGGGCGCAGCGAGGACTTCCAGCGCCGCTTCGTGGGCGCGCACTTCTTCAACCCGCCGCGCTACCTGCACCTGCTTGAGGTCATCCCCACCCCCAAGACCGACCCCGAGGTGCTGAAGACCTTCGTGGAGTTCGGGGAACACGTGCTGGGCAAGGGCATCGTCATCGCCAACGACGTGCCCGGCTTCGTCGCCAACCGTATCGGCGTCTACGGCATCGTCCGCGCGATGCAGCACATGCAGGAAGCAGGCCTGACCCCCGACGAGGTGGACCAGCTCACCGGCCCCGCGCTGGGCCGCGCCAAGAGTGCCACCTTCCGCACCGCCGACCTCTCGGGCCTGGACATCATCTACCACGTGGCGAACGACCTCGGAAAGGCCACGCCGGAGGACGAGGACTTCAGCCTGACGGACACCTTCAAGAAGCTCGTCGAGGAGAAGAAGTTCCTGGGCGACAAGACCGGCAGCGGCTTCTACAAGAAGACGAAGGACGAGAAGGGCAAGACCAAGATTCTGTCGCTGAACCTCGACTCGCTGGAGTACGAGGACCGGGGTAAGGTCAAGGTACCCCTGGTCGAGAGTGTCAAGAACCTGCCCCTCGCCCAGCGCGTGAAGGCCCTCTACAACGCGGAAGGCAAGGAAGGCGACTTCCTGCGCGGCGTGATGAACGACGGCTTCTGGTATGCCGCCAAGATGGCCGGGAACGTGTCGAACCGCCTTCAGGACATCGACAACGCGCTGAAGTGGGGCTTCGGCTGGGAGGAAGGCCCCTTCGAGACGATGGACACCCTGGGCGTCCAGAACGTCATCGCCAACCTGGAAGGTGAGGGCCGTACCCTCCCGCCCCTCCTCCAGAAGATGAAGGAGACGGGCCGCGACCGCTTCTACCAGGAGGGCGAAACTGTCACCCCGGCGGGCGAGCCGACGCCGTACCAGGCCCCCTACCTTATCCTGACGGACCTCAAGAAGGACGCCACGAAGGTGGTCAAGAAGCGCCCCGGCGCGAGCATCGTGGATATGGGCGACGGCGTGCTGCTGGTCGAGTGGCACGCCAAGATGAACGCCCTGGGCGAAGACCAGCTCCGTGCCGTGCAGGACGCGCATAAGCTGGTGGGGGAGATGGGCTACGCGGGGTTCGTGCTGGGCAACCAGGGCGAGAACTTCAGCGCGGGCGCGAACCTGCCCCTCATCCTCTCGCAGGCGCAGGCCGAGGAGTGGGATGAGCTGGACGACATGGTCAAGCAGTTCCAGCAGGTCACGACCTCCATGCGCTTCTCGCCGCACCCCACCGTTGCGGCTCCCTTCGGCCTCGCGCTGGGCGGCGGCTGCGAGTTCAGCATCCACGCCGACCACATCGTCGCCAGTGCCGAGACGTACATGGGCCTGGTGGAAGTGGGCGTGGGCCTGATTCCCGGCGGCGGCGGCACCAAGGAAATGCTGCTGCGCTTCACCGACCAGCTCCAGCCCGGCCAGCCCCTGCTGCCCGCCGTGCAGCGCGCCTTTGAACTTATCGGCACGGCCAAGGTGTCCACCAGCGCCCTCGAAGCGCGCAAGCTGGGCTTCCTGCGCGACCACGACACTGTCGTGATGAACCGGGGCCACCAGCTTGAGGAAGCCAAGCGCATGGTGCTGGCCCTGGCCCCCGGCTACATCCAGCCCACCCCCCGCCAGGACATCCCGGTGATGGGCGAGGCCGCGGTGGCCGCCGTCAAGCTGGCCCTCTACGGCATGACGGAAGGCGGCTACGCGACCAAGTACGACGCCGAGGTGGGGATGCAGCTCGCCCGCGTCCTCAGCGGCGGCACCGGCAACAACCGCACCGCCAAGGTGTCCGAGCAGCATCTCCTGGACCTCGAACGCGAGGCCTTCCTGACGCTACTGGGCAAGAAGGGCACGCAGGACCGGATTGCGCACATGCTGAAGACGGGCAAGCCCCTGCGAAACTGA
- a CDS encoding alpha/beta hydrolase: MTERPGFLERLRYLPKRRTLAWAALAYAVLLVTGALVGADITLRSKTRWVKGVFMPVGRRGNTVWLPASPETLSRGVVGVVPLRPNRGHALLGPHRLAGTLVQRPVLEERGVLPNGSVAWVSTFVYNGTPAQLGVAYEDTAVHTPLGDMPAWHIPPTSGERDAVVIVIHGHGGQRSQALRMLPALRRTGAGSLFVTFRNAYGAPRSESGFHTLGDEEAGDVVAALHWAREAGYRRAVLYGFSMGGNIAMSVLRPRYEPLPLPVTGVMLDCPALDWRDVIRSNGQRYGLPAFLARHLGRAVQALVTRRSGQDFDAVDQLAAAPGFKVPILLWHGTRDRTIPVGQSDALAAARPDLVEYHRVEGAKHIRCWNIDPQQYDAALEKFIHRVLPGLKQGEPHA; the protein is encoded by the coding sequence ATGACCGAACGCCCCGGCTTCCTCGAACGCCTTCGTTACCTGCCCAAGCGCCGCACCCTGGCCTGGGCCGCCCTGGCCTACGCCGTGCTGCTGGTGACCGGGGCGCTGGTGGGCGCGGACATCACCCTGCGGTCCAAGACGCGCTGGGTGAAGGGTGTGTTCATGCCGGTGGGGCGGCGGGGCAACACGGTGTGGCTGCCCGCCTCGCCGGAGACGCTCTCGCGCGGCGTGGTGGGGGTCGTCCCCCTGCGGCCCAACCGGGGCCATGCGCTGCTGGGGCCGCACCGCCTGGCGGGCACGCTGGTGCAGCGGCCCGTGCTGGAGGAACGGGGAGTGCTGCCGAACGGTTCCGTGGCCTGGGTGTCCACCTTCGTCTACAACGGCACCCCGGCCCAACTGGGCGTGGCCTACGAGGACACGGCGGTTCACACGCCGCTGGGCGACATGCCCGCGTGGCACATTCCGCCCACCTCGGGCGAGCGGGACGCCGTGGTTATCGTGATTCACGGGCACGGGGGGCAGCGGTCGCAGGCGCTGCGGATGCTTCCGGCCCTGCGGCGCACCGGGGCGGGGTCGCTCTTCGTGACCTTCCGCAATGCCTACGGCGCGCCCCGTTCGGAGAGCGGCTTCCACACGCTGGGCGACGAGGAGGCGGGAGACGTGGTGGCGGCCCTGCACTGGGCGCGGGAGGCTGGATACCGGCGGGCGGTGCTGTACGGCTTTTCCATGGGCGGCAACATCGCCATGAGCGTGCTGCGGCCCAGGTACGAGCCGCTGCCCCTGCCTGTCACGGGCGTCATGCTCGACTGTCCGGCGTTGGACTGGCGGGACGTGATTCGTTCGAATGGGCAACGGTACGGCCTCCCGGCCTTCCTGGCGCGGCACCTCGGGCGGGCGGTGCAGGCCCTCGTCACCCGGCGCAGCGGGCAGGATTTCGATGCCGTGGACCAGCTCGCCGCCGCCCCAGGCTTCAAGGTGCCCATCCTCCTGTGGCATGGCACCCGTGACCGTACCATTCCGGTGGGGCAGTCGGACGCCCTCGCCGCCGCCCGCCCGGACCTCGTGGAGTACCACCGCGTTGAGGGGGCCAAGCACATCCGCTGCTGGAACATTGACCCCCAGCAGTACGACGCGGCGCTGGAAAAGTTTATCCACCGGGTTCTGCCCGGTCTGAAACAAGGAGAACCACATGCGTGA
- a CDS encoding thiolase family protein — MRDAVIVSAVRTPVGRGVKGTLANTRPDDLAALVLDEAVKRAGVDPSIVEDVYLGCAIPEAEQGLNVARMAALRAGMPDTVGGVTVNRFCSSGLQTIAMAAAAIQTGQADVMLAGGVESMSMVPMTGHNPSPNPDLVDDRPGAYIGMGLTAENVAAKYGVSREDQDQFALRSHQKAAAAQDAGRFDEEIVPVPVQVDKLKGTKLTSTTVNFDKDELIRRDANLEDMAKVRPAFKATGSVSAANSSPFSDGAAAVLVMSGEKAQELGVKPLAKFLGFAVAGVEPELMGIGPVKAIPKVLAQTGLTLDDIDLIELNEAFAAQSLAVIRELGLPEEKLNVNGGAIALGHPLGCSGAKLTTTAIYELRRRGGGKALITMCIGGGMGAAGVIEVYPEEGQGEQAAD; from the coding sequence ATGCGTGACGCTGTTATCGTTTCCGCCGTTCGCACCCCCGTGGGCCGCGGCGTCAAAGGCACCCTCGCCAACACCCGCCCCGACGACCTGGCCGCCCTCGTGCTCGACGAGGCTGTCAAGCGTGCGGGCGTGGACCCCAGCATCGTCGAGGACGTGTACCTGGGCTGCGCCATCCCCGAGGCCGAGCAGGGCCTGAACGTGGCCCGCATGGCCGCGCTGCGGGCCGGGATGCCCGACACCGTGGGCGGCGTGACGGTCAATCGCTTCTGCTCCAGCGGCCTCCAGACCATCGCCATGGCGGCGGCGGCCATCCAGACCGGCCAGGCCGACGTGATGCTGGCGGGCGGCGTGGAGAGCATGAGCATGGTGCCCATGACCGGCCACAACCCCAGCCCCAACCCTGACCTGGTGGACGACCGCCCCGGCGCGTACATCGGCATGGGCCTGACCGCCGAGAACGTGGCCGCCAAGTACGGCGTGAGCCGCGAGGACCAGGACCAGTTCGCCCTCCGCAGTCACCAGAAGGCGGCGGCGGCACAGGACGCGGGCCGCTTCGACGAGGAAATCGTGCCTGTGCCCGTGCAGGTGGACAAGCTCAAGGGCACCAAGCTGACCAGCACGACCGTCAACTTCGACAAGGACGAGCTGATTCGCCGGGACGCCAACCTGGAAGACATGGCGAAGGTCCGCCCCGCCTTCAAGGCCACCGGCTCGGTCAGCGCGGCCAACTCCAGCCCCTTTTCCGACGGTGCTGCCGCCGTGCTGGTGATGAGCGGCGAGAAGGCGCAGGAACTGGGCGTGAAGCCGCTGGCGAAGTTCCTGGGCTTCGCGGTGGCGGGCGTCGAGCCGGAGCTGATGGGGATTGGCCCGGTGAAGGCCATCCCCAAAGTACTGGCGCAGACCGGCCTGACGCTGGACGACATCGACCTGATCGAGCTGAACGAGGCCTTTGCCGCCCAGAGCCTCGCCGTCATCCGTGAACTCGGCCTCCCCGAGGAGAAGCTGAACGTGAACGGCGGCGCGATTGCGCTGGGGCACCCCCTCGGCTGCTCGGGCGCGAAGCTCACCACCACCGCCATCTACGAGCTGCGCCGTCGCGGCGGCGGCAAGGCGCTGATCACCATGTGCATCGGCGGCGGCATGGGCGCGGCGGGCGTGATCGAGGTCTACCCGGAAGAAGGGCAGGGCGAGCAGGCGGCGGACTGA
- a CDS encoding Ig-like domain-containing protein gives MTRLTLPLLSAALLLAACGGDPRPTADTTPPTVTLTGTPPTTPGDFTLTANATDTVGVTKVEFYRGSTLIGTDTAAPYTASVEVDQRDNGVVSFTARAYDAAGNVGQGGLNTRININTLYQGDWVWVAVDYAGNLVASGLTTLFDQSSTNTGTLALGVYGKDVTPGDPRSDVVLDGLTLMGPVTAANQLQVRFIRDLENEDIFLLADDDDNALSTQQGKPFFFDDDAELRSTATASTAVAFGMGQISTTPSLGGLATPAGDLSAQSTTQLQVAKLTQQATALAASAKTLNNADPVRSLQQLLPVFGKVAAQR, from the coding sequence ATGACCAGACTTACCCTGCCCCTCCTGAGTGCCGCGCTGCTGCTGGCTGCCTGCGGGGGCGACCCCCGACCGACCGCCGACACCACGCCGCCCACGGTGACCCTGACGGGCACCCCGCCCACCACACCCGGCGACTTCACGTTGACCGCCAACGCTACCGATACCGTCGGCGTCACCAAGGTCGAGTTCTACCGGGGCAGCACGCTGATCGGAACCGATACGGCCGCTCCCTACACGGCCTCCGTCGAGGTGGATCAGCGCGACAACGGCGTCGTGAGCTTCACTGCCCGGGCCTACGATGCTGCGGGCAACGTCGGTCAGGGCGGCCTGAACACCCGCATCAACATCAACACGTTGTATCAGGGCGACTGGGTGTGGGTGGCGGTCGATTACGCCGGGAATCTGGTGGCTTCGGGCCTGACGACCCTCTTCGACCAGAGCAGCACCAATACCGGCACCCTGGCCCTGGGCGTATATGGGAAGGACGTGACGCCCGGCGACCCCAGGAGTGACGTGGTGCTGGACGGCCTGACCCTTATGGGACCGGTCACGGCGGCCAACCAGTTGCAGGTGCGTTTCATCCGCGATCTGGAGAATGAAGACATCTTCCTGCTGGCCGACGATGATGACAACGCCCTCAGCACCCAGCAGGGCAAGCCTTTCTTCTTTGACGACGACGCCGAGCTGCGCTCCACCGCTACGGCGAGCACGGCGGTCGCGTTTGGCATGGGACAGATCAGCACCACGCCGTCACTCGGCGGCCTGGCCACTCCGGCGGGCGACCTCTCGGCCCAGAGCACCACCCAGCTTCAGGTGGCAAAGCTCACCCAGCAGGCGACGGCTCTCGCCGCGTCTGCCAAGACCCTCAACAATGCCGATCCTGTCCGCTCTCTCCAGCAACTGTTGCCCGTCTTCGGGAAGGTCGCCGCCCAACGCTGA
- a CDS encoding 23S rRNA (cytosine(2499)-C(5))-methyltransferase has product MADLPPTSPARPRLRLRVTAPAEAHLRAGHPWLYESSVRGQNREGEAGELAVVYDRRDRFLAIGLYDPHSPLRLRVLHVGTPITVDRAWWAHRLDAALLRRAPLFGPAAHAGETDGYRLLNGESDGFPGAVLDRYADTLVLKLYTAAWFPHLPLLLELLAERFPGFRVVLRLSRNVAALAQEAGLHDGQTLVGEEPGGPVVFRESGLHFEADVVRGQKTGFFLDQRENRRRVEALARGRRVLNAFSFSGGFSLYAARGGAREVVSLDISAHALASAGRNFALNPGLTARHETVQADVFEWLAQTGREFDLIILDPPSLARREAERAGAIRAYGKLAADGLRRLAPGGVLVSASCSAHVSAEEFFEAVRGAARRSGRKWRELRTSRHAPDHHASFPEAEYLKAIYLQLD; this is encoded by the coding sequence ATGGCCGATCTTCCCCCCACTTCCCCTGCCCGCCCCCGCCTGCGCCTGCGTGTGACGGCCCCCGCCGAGGCGCACCTGCGCGCGGGGCACCCCTGGCTGTACGAGAGCAGCGTGCGCGGGCAGAACCGGGAGGGCGAGGCCGGGGAACTGGCGGTGGTGTACGACCGCCGTGACCGCTTTCTGGCGATAGGCCTGTACGACCCGCACTCGCCGCTGCGGCTGCGGGTGCTGCACGTGGGGACGCCGATCACGGTGGACCGGGCGTGGTGGGCGCACCGCCTGGACGCGGCCCTGCTGCGGCGTGCCCCCCTGTTCGGTCCCGCCGCGCACGCGGGGGAGACCGACGGCTACCGACTGCTGAACGGCGAGTCGGACGGGTTCCCCGGCGCGGTGCTCGACCGCTACGCCGACACGCTGGTTCTCAAGCTGTACACGGCGGCCTGGTTCCCGCACCTGCCGCTGCTGCTGGAGCTGCTGGCCGAACGGTTTCCGGGCTTCCGGGTGGTGCTGCGCCTCAGCCGCAATGTCGCGGCGCTGGCGCAGGAGGCGGGCCTGCACGACGGCCAGACCCTGGTGGGCGAGGAGCCGGGCGGCCCGGTGGTCTTCCGCGAATCCGGCCTCCACTTCGAGGCGGACGTGGTGCGCGGGCAGAAGACGGGCTTTTTTCTGGATCAGCGCGAGAACCGCCGCCGGGTGGAGGCACTCGCGCGGGGGCGGCGGGTGCTGAACGCCTTTTCCTTTTCCGGGGGCTTCTCGCTGTATGCCGCGCGGGGCGGGGCGCGGGAGGTGGTCAGCCTGGACATCAGCGCGCACGCCCTCGCCAGTGCGGGGCGCAACTTCGCGCTGAATCCCGGCCTCACCGCGCGCCATGAGACGGTGCAGGCCGACGTGTTCGAGTGGCTGGCGCAGACGGGGCGCGAGTTCGACCTGATCATCCTCGACCCGCCCTCGCTGGCGCGGCGGGAGGCCGAGCGGGCGGGGGCCATCCGCGCCTACGGGAAGTTGGCGGCCGACGGCCTGCGCCGCCTCGCGCCGGGAGGCGTGCTGGTGAGCGCCTCGTGCAGCGCCCACGTCAGCGCCGAGGAGTTCTTCGAGGCGGTGCGGGGCGCGGCCCGGCGCAGCGGCCGCAAGTGGCGCGAGCTGCGGACCAGCCGCCACGCCCCCGACCACCACGCCAGCTTCCCCGAGGCCGAGTACCTCAAGGCGATCTACCTGCAACTCGACTGA
- the dinB gene encoding DNA polymerase IV, with protein MPRKIIHVDMDAFYASVEQRDDPRLRGHPVAVAWGGKRSVVLTASYEARPHGVRSAMPLYRALERCPDLRVVEPRFEAYREVSAQVREIFARYTPLVEPLALDEAYLDVTDPLTGGPSATRIAAGIRAAIRARTGLTATAGVSVNKFLAKLASGLNKPDGLTVLLPAEADALLAALPTADFHGIGPATARKLAAHGIHTGADLRAAPPGELTRLFGRMGEHFSRIAHGQDDRPVQPDRAPLSIGAEETYGEDLRTAQQVRAALPHLAATVERRLHRADRAGRVVILKLRFHDRTLLTRRVTLPQPVQAAEVLARVAARLVTPELLAGRGVRLVGLTAAGLTAPVPPQPTLFGAAWEEPRPR; from the coding sequence GTGCCGCGCAAGATCATCCACGTGGACATGGACGCCTTTTATGCGTCGGTCGAACAGCGGGATGACCCCCGGCTGCGCGGCCACCCCGTCGCGGTGGCCTGGGGCGGCAAGCGCAGCGTGGTCCTGACCGCCAGCTACGAGGCGCGGCCCCACGGTGTGCGGAGCGCCATGCCGCTGTACCGGGCACTGGAACGCTGTCCGGACCTGCGGGTGGTCGAGCCGCGCTTCGAGGCGTACCGCGAGGTCAGTGCGCAGGTCCGCGAGATTTTCGCGCGCTACACGCCGCTGGTCGAGCCGCTCGCGCTGGACGAGGCGTATCTGGACGTGACCGACCCCCTGACCGGCGGGCCGAGTGCTACCCGCATCGCCGCGGGCATCCGCGCCGCCATTCGCGCCCGGACGGGGCTGACCGCCACGGCGGGCGTGAGCGTGAACAAGTTCCTCGCCAAGCTGGCGAGCGGCCTGAACAAGCCCGACGGCCTGACGGTGCTGCTGCCCGCCGAGGCCGACGCGCTGCTGGCCGCGCTGCCCACCGCCGACTTTCACGGCATCGGCCCCGCGACCGCGCGCAAGCTCGCCGCGCACGGGATTCACACCGGGGCCGACCTGCGCGCCGCCCCGCCGGGGGAACTGACCCGGCTGTTCGGGCGAATGGGCGAGCATTTTTCGCGCATCGCCCACGGGCAGGACGACCGGCCCGTGCAGCCTGACCGCGCGCCCCTCAGCATCGGGGCGGAGGAAACCTACGGCGAGGACCTCCGCACGGCGCAGCAGGTGCGGGCCGCGTTGCCGCACCTCGCGGCCACCGTCGAGCGGCGGCTGCACCGGGCCGATCGCGCCGGGCGGGTAGTGATTCTGAAACTCCGCTTTCACGACCGCACGCTGCTGACCCGCCGCGTCACGTTGCCCCAGCCGGTGCAGGCGGCGGAGGTGCTCGCACGGGTGGCCGCCCGCCTGGTCACCCCGGAACTGCTCGCGGGGCGCGGGGTGCGGCTGGTCGGACTGACGGCCGCCGGTCTGACGGCCCCAGTTCCGCCGCAACCGACCCTGTTCGGGGCGGCGTGGGAGGAACCGCGCCCCCGCTGA
- a CDS encoding catalase: protein MSQSDPRSTAPDAAPQSQDVPSPEVQPREVQGSSKQAQLEPQRRDSTGQYLTTNQGLRVSDTDNSLKAGARGPTLLEDFHLREKMMHFDHERIPERVVHARGSGAHGYFQVYEPLTELTRAKVFQDPSVRTPVFVRFSTVVGFRGSADTVRDVRGFAVKFYTEEGNWDLVGNNMPVFFIQDAIKFPDLVHAVKPEQPDQMPQASAAHDTFWDFISLMPESAHVIMWVLSDRAIPRSYRMMEGFGVHTFRFINEAGKARFVKFHWRPVLGTASLVWDEAQKIAGKDPDFNRRDLWEAIEQGNFPEFELGVQIVEEEDEQRFDFDLLDATKLIPEELVPVRIVGKLTLNRNPDNFFAETEQVAFHPGHVVPGIDFTNDPLLQGRLFSYLDTQLIRLGGPNFAQLPINRPVVPVHNNQREGYGQQEIHRGRASYFPNSLGGGFPAPAPEAEGGYVHHMERVEGHKIRQRSPSFGDHFSQATMFWQSLTPTEQEHLVDAARFELGKCKVMAVRERMVHEFFSRINHDLAVRVAEGIGVEPPAADLSQPVQQLAPEVGVEARKRTDGIRTRKIALLAENGVDVASLNAIRQALQEAGATAEVISKFPGTLQGVGGEVKADKGFLTTASVLYDAVFVPGGAQSAAALLRNGDALHFVTESYKHGKAIGAQGEGVELLRAAALIGVALDAGGLQSQAGVVTAQGPDTAPDALALAFIEAVAQHRHWNRPDPRVPA from the coding sequence ATGAGCCAGTCCGACCCCCGGAGCACAGCTCCCGATGCCGCCCCGCAGTCCCAGGACGTGCCGTCTCCCGAAGTGCAGCCCCGCGAGGTGCAGGGCAGCAGCAAGCAGGCGCAGCTTGAGCCGCAGCGCAGGGACAGCACCGGCCAGTACCTCACCACCAACCAGGGCTTGCGCGTCAGCGACACCGATAACTCGCTGAAGGCGGGCGCGCGCGGGCCGACGCTGCTTGAAGACTTCCACCTGCGCGAGAAGATGATGCACTTCGACCACGAGCGCATCCCCGAGCGCGTGGTCCACGCCCGCGGCTCGGGCGCGCACGGCTACTTCCAGGTGTACGAGCCGCTCACCGAACTGACCAGGGCGAAGGTCTTTCAGGACCCTTCGGTCAGGACGCCCGTCTTCGTGCGCTTTTCCACCGTGGTGGGCTTTCGCGGCTCGGCGGACACCGTGCGCGACGTGCGCGGCTTCGCGGTGAAGTTCTACACCGAGGAGGGCAACTGGGACCTGGTGGGCAACAACATGCCGGTCTTCTTCATCCAGGACGCGATCAAGTTCCCCGACCTCGTCCACGCCGTCAAGCCCGAGCAGCCCGACCAGATGCCGCAGGCGTCGGCGGCGCACGACACCTTCTGGGATTTCATCTCGCTGATGCCGGAAAGCGCGCACGTCATCATGTGGGTGCTGTCCGACCGCGCCATTCCCCGCAGCTACCGCATGATGGAGGGCTTCGGCGTCCACACCTTCCGCTTCATCAACGAGGCGGGCAAGGCACGCTTCGTGAAGTTCCACTGGCGGCCCGTGCTGGGCACCGCCTCCCTGGTCTGGGACGAGGCGCAGAAGATCGCCGGAAAGGATCCGGACTTCAACCGCCGCGACCTGTGGGAGGCCATCGAGCAGGGCAACTTCCCCGAGTTCGAGCTGGGCGTGCAGATCGTGGAGGAGGAAGACGAACAGCGGTTCGACTTCGACCTGCTCGACGCCACCAAGCTCATTCCCGAGGAGCTGGTGCCGGTGCGCATCGTGGGCAAGCTGACCCTGAACCGCAACCCCGACAACTTCTTCGCGGAGACCGAGCAGGTGGCCTTTCACCCCGGCCACGTGGTGCCGGGCATCGACTTCACCAACGATCCCCTTCTCCAGGGGCGGCTGTTCTCGTACCTGGACACGCAACTGATTCGCCTGGGCGGCCCCAATTTTGCCCAGCTGCCCATCAACCGTCCCGTCGTGCCGGTCCACAACAACCAGCGCGAGGGTTACGGGCAGCAGGAGATTCACCGCGGCCGCGCGTCGTACTTTCCCAACTCGCTGGGCGGCGGCTTTCCCGCTCCCGCGCCGGAGGCCGAGGGCGGCTACGTCCACCACATGGAGCGCGTGGAGGGCCACAAGATTCGCCAGCGCAGCCCCAGTTTCGGGGACCACTTCAGCCAGGCCACCATGTTCTGGCAGTCGCTCACCCCGACCGAGCAGGAGCATCTGGTGGACGCCGCCCGCTTCGAGCTGGGCAAGTGCAAGGTCATGGCGGTGCGCGAGCGGATGGTCCACGAGTTCTTCAGCCGCATCAACCATGACCTGGCGGTGCGCGTGGCAGAGGGCATCGGCGTCGAGCCGCCCGCCGCCGACCTGAGCCAGCCCGTCCAGCAACTTGCCCCCGAGGTGGGCGTCGAGGCGCGCAAACGCACGGACGGCATCCGGACCCGCAAGATTGCTCTGCTGGCCGAAAATGGCGTGGACGTCGCCAGCCTGAACGCCATCCGGCAGGCCTTGCAGGAGGCGGGCGCGACCGCCGAGGTGATCTCGAAGTTCCCCGGCACCCTCCAGGGCGTGGGCGGCGAGGTGAAGGCGGACAAGGGCTTCCTGACCACCGCCTCGGTCCTGTACGACGCCGTCTTCGTGCCCGGCGGTGCCCAGAGTGCGGCGGCCCTGCTGCGGAACGGTGACGCGCTGCACTTCGTCACCGAGAGCTACAAGCACGGCAAGGCTATCGGCGCGCAGGGTGAGGGCGTGGAGCTGCTGCGAGCCGCGGCCCTCATCGGGGTGGCACTGGATGCGGGAGGCCTCCAGAGTCAGGCCGGTGTGGTGACCGCGCAGGGTCCGGACACCGCGCCGGACGCGCTGGCCCTGGCCTTTATCGAGGCCGTGGCCCAGCACCGCCACTGGAACCGCCCCGATCCCCGCGTTCCGGCCTGA